A window of Kiritimatiellia bacterium contains these coding sequences:
- a CDS encoding transporter substrate-binding domain-containing protein, which yields MVETASLNVKGGRSAAQPLIGGCRGLWWCLAVLLSATTSLSMRSDEQIPAQFQLRSITVAVDDNYPPFIFRDSSGALRGYLPELWALWSQKTSIEARLLATNWATARQLLLGGKADVIDTIFETPERRQLYEFLPPYTEIEVPLFVHRDIGGVAGPADLRGFVVAAKAGDAAVDWLREHGVTRIELYPSYEAVLAAATAGVVRVFTVDRPPAMFYLFRWGYADHFRIGFMMYTGRFHRAVRKGEEGLAAVVAAGFDRISRAEDAALRSRWFGRPLLHAHWVQMVVSVLATTLILGGGAIAAIAVLRRLVRERTRALEEAVRLREATAERLRGTLEAVPVGIGVVRRRVVQDVNERLCEMTGYSRDQLIGRSTRILYPDDAEFERVGRVHYLELRQTGRTTLETRWQRADGQLRDIWLSSVMLRPASEEAEVLFTALDITERKRMEAELKSREAELSALVRNLPGVVYRGRPDRPGMLKFVSEGVRALVGLPATEFLPPASRVLDAMIEATSRAAVEREREATIRERGAWEGEYPIRTAAGETRWVWERVVRLEGGEPDEWQGYLADITSLKRANERLVELERDLQQAQKLESLGLLAGGIAHDFNNLLTAVLGHISLAADGLAADSAARADLFAAERAVRQATELTQRLLAYAGRAQIAPRQVNLSELVLAMQPMLRVSVPRKIELHFHCPPDLPPIRGDPAQIQQVVMNLVINAAEAIGERTGLISISTEVRTFDRKELRSYRLQEDRPEGRYVVLEVADTGCGLSPAQLTRIFEPFFSTKMLGRGLGLSCVLGIVRSHRGMIGVESEPGLGSIFRVLFPVQTEPAPPLGEEPVGATSDWTGQGTVLLVDDEDIVRSVTSRLLTRLGFQVIAAADGREAISVFRAHHDRLTAVILDLTMPHLDGAETCRQLRAISARVPVVLASGYDEHDVARRYADAGFAAFVQKPFSLEGLRRALRSVVGG from the coding sequence ATGGTTGAGACCGCGAGTTTGAACGTGAAAGGAGGGAGGAGCGCCGCACAGCCGCTCATTGGGGGGTGCAGGGGTCTTTGGTGGTGCCTGGCGGTGCTGCTGAGCGCAACCACATCGCTCTCCATGCGCTCCGATGAGCAGATCCCGGCGCAGTTTCAGCTGCGTTCCATCACTGTTGCGGTGGACGACAACTATCCCCCCTTCATTTTCCGCGATTCGAGCGGCGCACTGCGCGGCTATCTCCCGGAGCTGTGGGCGTTGTGGTCGCAAAAGACGTCCATTGAGGCGCGGCTCCTGGCAACGAACTGGGCGACGGCTCGGCAGCTGCTGCTGGGCGGCAAGGCGGACGTGATTGACACGATCTTTGAAACACCAGAGCGCCGCCAACTGTATGAGTTTCTGCCGCCATATACAGAGATCGAGGTGCCACTGTTTGTTCACCGCGACATCGGCGGGGTGGCCGGCCCGGCGGACCTCCGTGGTTTCGTGGTTGCCGCGAAAGCGGGCGATGCGGCGGTGGATTGGCTGCGCGAGCACGGCGTGACGCGCATAGAGCTGTATCCGAGCTACGAGGCGGTGCTCGCGGCGGCGACGGCAGGCGTGGTCCGCGTGTTCACGGTCGACCGGCCACCGGCGATGTTTTACCTCTTCCGATGGGGATACGCGGACCATTTCCGCATCGGCTTCATGATGTATACCGGCCGGTTTCACCGCGCGGTTCGCAAGGGGGAGGAAGGCCTGGCCGCGGTTGTGGCGGCGGGGTTCGACCGGATCTCTCGCGCGGAGGATGCGGCGCTGCGAAGCCGATGGTTCGGGCGGCCACTGTTGCACGCCCACTGGGTGCAGATGGTGGTGTCGGTATTGGCGACGACCCTGATCCTGGGGGGCGGAGCGATCGCCGCGATCGCGGTCTTGCGGCGGCTGGTGCGCGAGCGCACGCGCGCGCTGGAGGAAGCCGTGCGGCTACGCGAAGCCACCGCGGAACGACTGCGGGGCACGCTCGAGGCCGTACCGGTCGGCATCGGCGTGGTCCGTCGGCGCGTCGTCCAGGACGTCAACGAACGGCTCTGCGAAATGACGGGCTATTCGCGTGACCAGCTGATCGGGCGCAGCACGAGAATCCTGTATCCGGACGACGCGGAGTTCGAGCGCGTTGGCCGGGTGCACTACCTGGAGCTTCGCCAAACTGGCCGGACGACGCTGGAGACGCGCTGGCAGCGGGCGGACGGCCAGCTGCGCGACATCTGGCTGAGTTCGGTGATGCTGCGCCCCGCATCGGAAGAGGCGGAGGTTCTTTTCACCGCGCTCGACATCACGGAGCGCAAACGGATGGAAGCAGAGCTGAAGTCACGCGAGGCGGAACTGTCCGCGCTGGTCCGGAATCTGCCCGGCGTCGTGTACCGCGGCCGTCCCGACCGCCCAGGTATGCTGAAATTTGTCAGCGAGGGCGTGCGGGCGCTGGTGGGGTTGCCGGCCACCGAGTTTCTGCCGCCGGCCAGCCGTGTGCTGGATGCGATGATCGAGGCAACCAGCCGGGCGGCGGTGGAACGCGAGCGGGAGGCGACGATTCGTGAGCGCGGTGCCTGGGAGGGCGAGTATCCGATTCGGACGGCGGCGGGTGAAACCCGTTGGGTATGGGAACGGGTGGTGCGGCTGGAAGGGGGGGAGCCGGACGAATGGCAGGGTTATCTGGCGGACATCACCTCCCTCAAGCGGGCGAACGAGCGGCTGGTGGAGCTGGAACGCGATCTGCAGCAGGCGCAGAAGCTGGAGAGTCTGGGGCTGCTAGCGGGTGGCATCGCGCATGACTTCAACAACCTGCTCACTGCGGTGCTCGGGCACATCTCGCTGGCCGCCGATGGCCTGGCCGCCGATTCTGCTGCACGTGCCGACCTGTTCGCGGCCGAGCGGGCGGTGCGTCAGGCAACCGAACTCACCCAGCGATTGCTTGCGTATGCCGGCCGCGCGCAGATTGCGCCTCGCCAGGTGAACCTGTCCGAGCTGGTGCTCGCAATGCAACCGATGCTCCGGGTGTCGGTACCCCGCAAGATTGAGCTGCACTTCCATTGCCCTCCCGATCTGCCTCCGATTCGAGGCGATCCCGCGCAGATCCAGCAGGTGGTGATGAACCTCGTCATCAATGCGGCGGAAGCGATCGGCGAGCGAACCGGTCTGATCTCCATCTCCACCGAGGTCCGCACGTTCGACCGCAAGGAGTTGCGGTCCTACCGGCTGCAGGAGGACCGGCCGGAGGGCCGATACGTCGTACTGGAGGTGGCGGACACCGGCTGCGGTCTTTCGCCCGCCCAGCTCACACGCATTTTCGAGCCATTCTTCTCGACCAAGATGCTGGGACGCGGCCTGGGGCTCAGCTGTGTGCTGGGCATCGTGCGCTCGCATCGCGGCATGATCGGTGTGGAGAGCGAGCCGGGCCTCGGCTCGATTTTCCGCGTGCTGTTCCCGGTTCAGACCGAGCCCGCCCCGCCGCTGGGGGAAGAGCCTGTGGGCGCCACCTCGGACTGGACCGGACAAGGGACGGTGCTGCTGGTGGACGACGAAGACATTGTGCGCTCCGTCACCTCGCGGCTGCTGACGCGGTTGGGGTTTCAGGTGATCGCCGCGGCGGATGGCCGCGAGGCGATCAGCGTCTTCCGTGCGCACCACGATCGGCTGACGGCGGTGATCCTTGATCTGACGATGCCGCATCTGGACGGCGCGGAGACGTGCCGCCAGCTGCGTGCGATCAGCGCGCGCGTGCCCGTGGTGCTGGCCAGCGGCTATGACGAGCACGACGTCGCGCGGCGCTATGCGGACGCTGGCTTCGCCGCTTTTGTGCAAAAGCCGTTCAGCCTCGAGGGGCTGCGTCGCGCGTTGCGTTCAGTTGTCGGCGGCTGA
- a CDS encoding metallophosphoesterase family protein, which produces MAEPLYPLRRFALVSDIHYCETDDRLGRHYRQAPSMLAAVVRRAREFGACAIIELGDLKDLDECGPPDRARSAAEVARVEAILQGAGLPALHVVGNHDVDCFTKDEFLALIRQPAGAPPGAGAFALELCGWRWLVLDANFRPDGTPLRDGHLNWTDPTIPGWQMEWLERELAGGRGLALIAVHQVLDLDPPDPFAVRNSAQVRRLIATSGRPVLVVQGHRHEPNVRRIGRALYYTVAGLVDSAPEEPSWALLEVGAHLCRIRGFGAALDAELVVDDTSEAGTEGEPPGPVRPPAPR; this is translated from the coding sequence ATGGCAGAGCCACTTTACCCACTTCGGCGTTTCGCGCTGGTCAGCGACATCCACTACTGCGAGACCGACGATCGCCTCGGGCGTCACTACCGGCAGGCGCCCTCGATGCTGGCGGCGGTAGTACGCCGCGCCCGAGAGTTCGGCGCCTGCGCGATCATCGAGCTTGGCGATTTGAAAGATCTGGACGAGTGCGGGCCACCGGACCGGGCGCGGTCCGCTGCGGAGGTCGCACGCGTGGAGGCAATCCTCCAGGGGGCGGGGCTGCCTGCGCTGCACGTGGTCGGCAACCACGACGTGGACTGTTTCACGAAGGATGAGTTTCTTGCGCTGATCCGTCAGCCCGCGGGCGCACCGCCCGGCGCTGGCGCGTTCGCGCTCGAGCTGTGCGGGTGGCGGTGGCTCGTGCTCGACGCGAACTTCCGTCCCGACGGGACGCCGTTGAGAGACGGTCATCTGAACTGGACCGATCCGACGATTCCGGGGTGGCAGATGGAGTGGCTCGAGCGGGAACTCGCGGGAGGGCGCGGGCTGGCGCTCATCGCGGTGCACCAGGTGCTCGACCTCGATCCGCCGGATCCCTTCGCCGTGCGCAACAGTGCGCAGGTGCGTCGACTCATCGCGACGAGTGGCCGACCGGTGCTTGTCGTCCAAGGGCATCGTCATGAACCGAACGTACGGCGCATCGGCCGCGCACTGTACTACACGGTGGCGGGGCTCGTGGACAGCGCGCCCGAGGAGCCCTCTTGGGCGCTCCTTGAAGTCGGTGCGCACCTCTGCCGCATTCGCGGGTTCGGCGCTGCGCTGGATGCGGAGCTGGTGGTGGACGACACTTCCGAAGCCGGCACAGAGGGCGAACCGCCCGGCCCCGTCAGGCCGCCAGCGCCCCGGTGA